The Geobacillus stearothermophilus ATCC 12980 genome contains a region encoding:
- a CDS encoding IS66-like element ISBst12 family transposase, translating into MLTVQQAVFTVESLIGKVQQQKQLIHQLIQENEHLRHENKQLRKENEQLKYRVQELEARTKKNSSNSHLPPSSDRFEKKRSSREPSGKKPGGQEGHEGKTLRQVEHPHHRVVHRVHTCQGCGASLREVKPFKVDIRQVFDVPPVAIEVTQHEREVKSCPHCRCVQQAEFPSHVTNHVQYGPRLTALVVYLHHIQLIPYKRLSDTIEALYQHSISTGTLANMVKRGREALESNMDIIEDALLESNILHVDETSLRINGKLAWVHVACTSRYTYLAPHASRGKKATDEIGILPRYEGTMMHDAFGTYPKYTHATHALCHAHHLRELKGFIEQGHTWAMRMTTFLLAAKQAVEAHHGALSEEEARRWERVYDRILERAQHRLETMTPLPKKALAFVRRLQKRKEEALRFLREVHVPFDNNQAERDLRMVKVKENISGTFREETFAQSFCIARSIVSTLTKHEKNVWDSLCLLLAGETIDRVLSAT; encoded by the coding sequence ATGTTGACGGTACAACAAGCTGTATTTACAGTTGAGAGCTTAATCGGCAAAGTTCAACAACAAAAACAGCTCATTCATCAACTCATTCAAGAAAATGAACATTTGCGTCACGAAAACAAACAGCTACGCAAAGAAAATGAACAACTGAAGTACCGTGTTCAAGAGCTGGAAGCACGCACGAAAAAAAACAGCTCCAATAGCCATTTGCCCCCATCTTCTGACCGTTTTGAGAAAAAGCGTTCCTCCCGCGAGCCGTCTGGCAAAAAGCCTGGTGGGCAAGAGGGACATGAGGGGAAGACGCTCCGTCAAGTGGAACATCCACATCATCGTGTCGTCCACCGTGTGCATACGTGTCAAGGATGTGGAGCTTCTTTGCGTGAAGTCAAACCGTTCAAAGTCGATATCCGTCAAGTGTTTGATGTCCCTCCTGTGGCGATCGAGGTGACACAACATGAACGTGAAGTGAAATCGTGTCCACATTGTCGATGCGTGCAACAAGCCGAATTCCCATCCCATGTCACGAATCATGTGCAATACGGTCCACGGCTCACGGCGCTCGTTGTTTATTTACATCATATCCAATTGATCCCGTACAAGCGTTTAAGTGATACAATCGAAGCGTTATATCAACACTCGATTAGTACAGGAACCCTTGCCAATATGGTGAAACGAGGACGCGAAGCGCTGGAATCAAATATGGACATCATCGAAGACGCCTTACTTGAATCCAACATCCTGCATGTCGATGAAACGAGTTTGCGCATCAATGGGAAACTCGCATGGGTGCATGTCGCGTGTACATCGAGATATACATACTTGGCTCCTCACGCTTCTCGTGGAAAAAAAGCGACCGATGAGATCGGGATTCTTCCCCGATATGAAGGGACGATGATGCACGATGCGTTCGGTACGTATCCGAAATACACACATGCCACCCATGCCCTTTGTCATGCCCACCATTTGCGTGAGTTAAAAGGATTCATCGAACAGGGGCATACGTGGGCGATGCGCATGACCACGTTTCTGTTAGCCGCCAAGCAAGCCGTCGAAGCCCATCACGGTGCACTTTCCGAAGAAGAAGCGAGACGGTGGGAACGAGTGTATGATCGCATCCTAGAAAGAGCACAACACCGATTAGAAACGATGACGCCTCTTCCGAAAAAAGCACTCGCTTTTGTTCGACGCCTTCAAAAACGAAAGGAAGAAGCGCTGCGTTTCTTACGTGAAGTACATGTTCCCTTTGACAACAACCAAGCCGAACGCGATCTTCGCATGGTTAAAGTCAAAGAGAACATTTCGGGTACATTTCGCGAAGAAACATTCGCGCAGTCGTTTTGCATCGCAAGAAGCATCGTTTCCACACTGACGAAACACGAAAAAAACGTGTGGGATTCGTTATGTCTTCTGTTGGCAGGCGAAACGATCGATCGAGTTCTTTCCGCTACCTAG
- a CDS encoding cell wall hydrolase, protein MKKGKAWVMAVLCGMFFCAGHADAATIHTVKRGDTLWKIAKQYGVPLKQLMQKNRKDDRLYPGEKLIIPNAGITAAEKDLLARLVHAEAKGEPYAGKVAVATVVLNRVDHPDFPDTIRAVIYERSGGRYAFTPVANGTINEPADRESYRAVEEALAFRGLGNGSLYFYNPKTAKSKWLRSRPVTVVIGNHVFAK, encoded by the coding sequence ATGAAAAAAGGAAAAGCATGGGTGATGGCGGTGTTGTGCGGAATGTTTTTCTGTGCCGGCCATGCCGATGCGGCAACCATCCACACTGTCAAGCGCGGCGACACGCTTTGGAAAATCGCGAAGCAATACGGCGTGCCGCTCAAACAGCTGATGCAAAAAAATAGAAAAGACGATCGGCTGTATCCTGGCGAAAAACTGATCATCCCGAACGCAGGCATTACAGCGGCGGAAAAAGACTTGCTCGCTCGCCTCGTCCATGCCGAGGCGAAAGGGGAGCCGTACGCCGGGAAAGTAGCCGTGGCAACGGTCGTACTCAACCGCGTCGACCATCCGGATTTTCCGGATACGATCCGCGCTGTTATTTATGAGCGCTCTGGCGGCCGTTATGCATTCACGCCGGTCGCAAACGGAACGATCAATGAACCCGCTGACCGTGAATCATATCGCGCCGTTGAAGAAGCACTTGCTTTTCGCGGTTTAGGAAACGGCTCGCTCTATTTCTACAATCCGAAAACGGCGAAAAGCAAATGGCTGCGCTCCCGTCCGGTGACGGTCGTCATCGGCAACCATGTGTTTGCCAAGTAG
- a CDS encoding GerAB/ArcD/ProY family transporter, with product MKQAIQERFLISPFLVFFVIHATQVGVGALNFQRPLMKEAGQDAWMAVLMAGLSAHVLIWLMYRLLSHLPSGGDLVSLHEQYFGRWIGGVLSLGLLFYYALAAFMVLQSYIEVIKVWVFPLMGAWQFSLMFLLMTYYVVSGGFRVVVGLCVWGVVIPLLTIFPMVFFPLEYAQYRNLLPVFDHSFGQLAKASKEMVLQYLGFEMLLMYYPFLKQAPSSQKWAHAANAFTMFIYFVLILISIVFYNKEQIQHITWPTLTMAKIPEVPFIERMEYIVISIYVLVVFPIIAVSIWAVTRVIKQLFAVQQRRSLPVLLACLFVGGMFFQEKIHIEQLTEWTAKAGFYLVVVYVPLLYVYVWVAEKVKKALQQKP from the coding sequence ATGAAGCAGGCCATTCAGGAACGGTTTCTCATCTCCCCGTTTCTTGTGTTTTTTGTCATTCATGCTACGCAAGTTGGGGTCGGGGCACTCAATTTTCAGCGTCCACTGATGAAAGAGGCGGGGCAGGATGCCTGGATGGCAGTCTTAATGGCCGGGCTGTCGGCGCACGTGTTGATTTGGCTCATGTATCGGCTGCTGTCGCATTTGCCATCAGGCGGAGACCTCGTGTCGCTTCATGAACAGTACTTCGGGCGGTGGATCGGCGGGGTGCTGAGCCTTGGACTTCTTTTTTACTACGCGTTGGCGGCGTTTATGGTGCTTCAATCATACATTGAAGTCATTAAAGTATGGGTGTTCCCGTTGATGGGGGCGTGGCAGTTCAGCCTTATGTTTTTGCTGATGACGTATTATGTCGTCTCCGGCGGGTTTCGCGTCGTTGTCGGCTTATGCGTTTGGGGGGTGGTGATTCCGCTGTTGACGATTTTTCCGATGGTTTTCTTTCCGCTTGAGTATGCTCAATACCGGAATTTATTGCCGGTGTTCGACCATTCGTTTGGGCAATTGGCAAAAGCATCGAAAGAGATGGTGCTGCAATATTTAGGGTTTGAAATGCTGCTGATGTATTACCCGTTTTTAAAACAGGCTCCGTCCTCGCAAAAGTGGGCGCATGCGGCCAACGCATTTACGATGTTCATTTATTTTGTTTTGATCCTTATCTCCATCGTGTTTTATAACAAAGAGCAAATTCAGCATATTACATGGCCGACGCTGACGATGGCCAAAATTCCGGAAGTGCCGTTTATCGAGCGGATGGAGTATATTGTCATCTCGATTTATGTGCTTGTTGTGTTCCCGATCATCGCGGTCTCTATTTGGGCGGTGACGCGCGTGATCAAACAGCTGTTTGCTGTTCAGCAGCGCCGTTCGCTTCCGGTGCTGCTCGCTTGCTTGTTTGTCGGGGGAATGTTTTTTCAGGAGAAGATACATATTGAGCAGTTGACGGAATGGACAGCGAAGGCGGGATTTTATCTTGTCGTGGTGTATGTTCCGCTCCTGTATGTGTACGTATGGGTGGCGGAAAAAGTGAAAAAGGCGCTACAACAAAAGCCATAA
- the queE gene encoding 7-carboxy-7-deazaguanine synthase QueE produces MARTIPVLEIFGPTIQGEGMVIGQKTMFVRTAGCDYRCRWCDSAFTWDGSAKDEIEQLTADDIWRRLEAMGGRRFRHVTISGGNPLLIAALGELVALLHEKGVRVAVETQGSRWQDWLLDVDDVTISPKPPSSGMDTDWSALDQIMERLQADQSRVRRISLKVVVFDDTDLAYAKEVHCRYPGVPFYLQTGNADVADSDVDALRAKLLHRLEWLVERAADSEELADVHILPQLHTLLWGNKRGV; encoded by the coding sequence ATGGCGCGCACGATTCCGGTGTTGGAGATTTTTGGTCCGACCATCCAAGGAGAGGGAATGGTGATCGGCCAAAAGACGATGTTCGTCCGCACAGCCGGCTGCGATTATCGCTGCCGCTGGTGCGATTCGGCGTTTACGTGGGACGGATCAGCGAAAGACGAGATCGAGCAGTTGACGGCAGACGACATTTGGCGGCGGCTTGAAGCCATGGGCGGCCGCCGCTTCCGCCACGTGACGATTTCAGGCGGCAACCCGCTTCTCATTGCCGCTCTTGGAGAGCTTGTCGCCCTTCTTCACGAAAAAGGGGTGCGCGTTGCGGTTGAAACGCAAGGGAGCCGCTGGCAAGACTGGCTGCTCGATGTAGACGATGTCACCATTTCCCCAAAACCGCCAAGTTCGGGGATGGACACCGACTGGTCGGCGCTCGATCAAATCATGGAACGGCTGCAGGCTGACCAAAGCCGGGTGCGGCGCATCAGCTTGAAAGTCGTCGTCTTTGATGACACCGATTTGGCGTATGCGAAAGAGGTGCACTGCCGCTACCCAGGTGTTCCGTTTTATTTGCAGACAGGAAACGCCGATGTGGCCGATTCAGATGTGGATGCACTCCGCGCGAAGCTTCTCCATCGGTTGGAATGGCTGGTGGAACGAGCCGCCGATTCGGAGGAGCTGGCCGACGTCCACATCCTGCCGCAGCTGCACACGCTTCTTTGGGGAAACAAGCGCGGCGTGTAA
- a CDS encoding YkvS family protein, whose amino-acid sequence MVKKAKVGDIIEFKNGLRGIVEKVNENSVIVDLTYMKNYRELDLQERTVVNHKNYKIIE is encoded by the coding sequence ATGGTGAAAAAAGCAAAAGTCGGGGACATTATTGAATTTAAAAATGGATTGCGCGGCATCGTGGAAAAAGTGAACGAAAACTCGGTCATCGTCGATTTGACATATATGAAAAACTACCGCGAGCTTGATTTGCAAGAGCGGACGGTGGTCAACCATAAAAATTATAAGATTATTGAATAG
- a CDS encoding YueH family protein, giving the protein MKIRKTPIMDGQAPVNVYIYENRKEEYIVLAIPALEWSFSFSYGEEAGAVTERLEASLQKRLDHERAAALTAQLLAWAREM; this is encoded by the coding sequence ATGAAAATCCGCAAAACGCCGATCATGGACGGGCAAGCCCCGGTCAACGTATATATTTATGAAAACCGGAAAGAGGAATACATCGTTCTAGCCATTCCGGCGCTTGAATGGTCGTTTTCGTTTTCCTATGGGGAAGAGGCCGGAGCGGTAACCGAGCGGCTCGAGGCGTCGCTGCAAAAGCGGCTTGACCATGAACGTGCTGCCGCGTTGACCGCTCAGTTGCTTGCATGGGCGCGAGAAATGTAA
- a CDS encoding NAD(P)H-binding protein translates to MFALEVLALERRTALLLGASGLVGGELLKLLLESDLYRQVTIFVRTPLPIKHEKLQQVVVDFARLESYERHFYVDDVFCCLGTTRKKAKTKQQFIQVDYEYTLRAAALAEKCRVKSFLTVSSVGANPCSPFFYQRVKGEVEEALQRLSIPSLHIFRPSLLVGKRREFRLGEMLAGWLLCRLPFLFVGKWKKYKPVDAHQLALAMFYRAASAANGVHIYECDELACIS, encoded by the coding sequence ATGTTTGCCTTGGAGGTTTTGGCGTTGGAGCGAAGAACAGCTCTTTTGCTTGGGGCGAGCGGCTTGGTCGGCGGGGAACTGCTCAAGTTGCTGCTTGAGTCGGATTTGTACCGGCAAGTGACCATTTTTGTCCGCACCCCGCTGCCGATTAAACATGAAAAACTGCAGCAAGTCGTCGTCGATTTTGCGCGGCTTGAATCGTATGAGCGGCATTTTTATGTCGATGATGTGTTTTGCTGCCTCGGAACGACGCGGAAAAAGGCGAAAACGAAGCAGCAGTTCATTCAAGTTGACTATGAATATACGCTGCGCGCGGCGGCGTTGGCGGAAAAGTGCCGCGTGAAAAGCTTTTTGACCGTCTCTTCGGTTGGCGCCAACCCGTGTTCGCCGTTTTTTTACCAGCGCGTCAAAGGAGAGGTGGAAGAGGCGTTGCAGCGGCTTTCCATCCCATCGCTTCATATTTTCCGTCCATCGTTGCTCGTCGGCAAGCGTCGGGAGTTCCGCCTTGGCGAGATGCTCGCCGGGTGGCTGTTATGCCGGCTGCCGTTTTTGTTCGTCGGCAAATGGAAAAAATATAAGCCGGTTGACGCCCATCAGCTTGCATTGGCGATGTTTTACCGGGCGGCGTCCGCAGCGAACGGCGTCCACATCTATGAATGTGATGAACTCGCCTGCATTTCGTAA
- a CDS encoding spore germination protein produces the protein MGLFSFWKKKKKRPPQRPISQLWETLRQSSDFVEVSFVVGGKELSIYYFDSLVDPQVLQERILCHLQNDIPNHPTVRLEDLQQIVPILRIEVSEDTALIEEKVLKGFVAVTFREQPNKAALMGAAAENLGLRENNDSENEFSVVGPKVGFVENVGVNLHLIRRQVVTPNLVFREMSIGSVSKTKVVIAYIDGVANPEVVQTVTQRLESIHFDVVFDNAILDQLLADNSRTPFPLFISTERIDRTIYALVSGQVAIFCDGSPYAVIGPAALFDFFTSPEDYYLPWVLGTFLRLIRFFGVAFSVLASPIYVAVLTYHYEMIPEDLLGPIIYSRSNVPFPPMLEVLFLEITIELLREAGARLPTKVAQTLGIVGGIVIGQATVDAGLTSTFLLIVVALAALASFTTPIFKMSNTIRFIRFPFILFAACWGGIGIIFAVCGLLIHLGRLQSFGYPYLLPFYPFRVRSFRDTFVRSPYSETAERPMFLRPRSRFRYDPNAAKQKRDIDE, from the coding sequence GTGGGTTTATTCTCATTTTGGAAAAAAAAGAAAAAACGCCCCCCTCAGCGGCCCATTTCGCAGCTTTGGGAAACGCTGCGGCAATCGAGCGATTTTGTCGAAGTGTCGTTTGTTGTGGGAGGCAAGGAGCTGTCGATTTATTATTTTGATTCACTCGTCGATCCGCAAGTGCTGCAAGAGCGGATTCTTTGCCATTTGCAAAACGACATTCCAAACCATCCGACGGTCCGCTTGGAAGACTTGCAGCAAATCGTGCCGATTCTGCGCATTGAAGTGAGCGAAGACACGGCGCTGATTGAAGAGAAGGTGCTGAAAGGGTTTGTCGCGGTCACCTTCCGCGAGCAACCGAACAAAGCGGCGCTCATGGGCGCCGCCGCCGAAAATTTAGGGCTTCGGGAAAACAATGATTCGGAAAACGAATTCAGCGTCGTTGGGCCCAAAGTCGGATTTGTGGAAAATGTCGGCGTCAACTTGCATCTCATCCGCCGGCAAGTGGTGACGCCGAATCTTGTCTTTCGGGAAATGTCGATTGGTTCGGTGTCGAAAACGAAAGTGGTCATCGCCTACATCGATGGCGTCGCCAATCCGGAAGTCGTTCAAACGGTGACGCAGCGGCTTGAGTCCATTCATTTTGACGTCGTGTTTGACAACGCCATTTTGGATCAGCTGCTCGCGGACAATTCACGGACGCCGTTTCCTCTTTTTATCTCGACCGAGCGGATCGACCGGACCATCTATGCGCTTGTGTCGGGTCAGGTGGCCATTTTTTGCGACGGCTCCCCGTATGCCGTGATTGGCCCCGCCGCTCTTTTCGATTTTTTTACGTCGCCGGAAGACTATTATTTGCCATGGGTGCTCGGCACGTTTTTGCGGCTCATTCGGTTTTTCGGCGTTGCGTTCTCGGTGTTAGCGTCGCCGATTTATGTGGCGGTGCTGACGTATCATTATGAAATGATTCCCGAAGACTTGCTCGGTCCGATCATTTATTCCCGCTCGAACGTGCCGTTTCCGCCGATGCTCGAGGTGCTGTTTTTGGAAATTACGATCGAGCTGTTGCGCGAGGCCGGGGCGCGGCTGCCGACGAAAGTCGCACAAACGCTCGGGATTGTCGGCGGGATTGTCATCGGGCAAGCAACCGTTGATGCCGGGCTGACGAGTACGTTTTTGTTGATTGTCGTCGCGTTGGCGGCGCTCGCTTCGTTTACAACGCCGATTTTCAAAATGTCCAACACGATCCGGTTCATTCGGTTTCCGTTTATTTTGTTTGCTGCATGTTGGGGCGGGATCGGCATTATCTTTGCCGTCTGCGGGCTGCTCATTCATTTAGGGCGGCTGCAGTCGTTTGGCTATCCGTATTTGCTGCCGTTTTATCCATTTCGTGTGCGCAGCTTCCGCGATACATTCGTTCGTTCGCCATACAGTGAAACGGCGGAGCGGCCGATGTTTCTTCGTCCGCGGTCGCGGTTTCGTTACGATCCGAATGCGGCGAAGCAAAAACGCGATATTGATGAGTAA
- a CDS encoding Ger(x)C family spore germination protein, which yields MRRGLLWLGALLLLGGCASSRPIDEIQIIQQMGYDFENGRYTGTAVYPTFKQGPMTKPNMLTTTSPTVYDLIPRLSSKSALSVEEGQLRLILFGKEFARRGVTQFTHSLARNNKVGSHLLLGVAEESAKELLKIEVNKTLSDTLYLPNLVEQNEQSMNLPKTNLHLFLYRYFSPGSDPFLPYFEKKGDFAKLEGVALFRDDRYVGHVSLRDSFLMKILLGETKNGVYQLKVGNRGKQGEDRVMLQNLWAKPKYEWKRDGGRHVLDVFVHIHASVRDYPSWLDQPGQDLFADVKKKMQNELEHNMRRLFRYFQKKRIDPLGIGDFVRSVTRHWDSDAFYREYPELDIRPHVTVDIVHTGIGE from the coding sequence ATGAGGCGTGGGCTTCTATGGCTCGGTGCGCTGCTGTTGCTTGGCGGCTGCGCCAGTTCGCGGCCGATTGATGAAATTCAAATTATCCAACAGATGGGGTATGATTTCGAGAACGGCCGCTACACGGGCACCGCGGTGTACCCGACGTTCAAGCAAGGGCCGATGACAAAGCCGAATATGCTGACGACGACGTCGCCGACGGTCTACGACTTGATTCCGCGCCTGTCATCGAAATCCGCGCTGTCGGTTGAGGAAGGGCAGCTGCGCTTGATTTTGTTCGGCAAGGAGTTTGCCAGGCGGGGGGTGACGCAATTTACGCACAGCCTCGCGCGCAACAACAAAGTTGGCAGTCATTTGCTGCTTGGCGTGGCGGAAGAAAGCGCGAAGGAGCTGCTGAAAATCGAGGTGAACAAGACGCTGAGCGATACGTTGTATTTGCCGAATCTGGTGGAGCAGAATGAGCAGTCGATGAACTTGCCGAAAACGAATTTGCACTTGTTTTTGTATCGCTATTTTTCCCCAGGAAGCGATCCGTTTTTGCCGTATTTTGAGAAAAAAGGAGATTTCGCCAAGCTTGAAGGGGTCGCGTTGTTTCGCGACGACCGATACGTGGGGCATGTGAGTTTGCGTGATTCGTTTTTAATGAAAATTTTGCTTGGAGAAACGAAAAACGGCGTCTACCAGCTGAAGGTTGGGAATCGCGGGAAACAGGGCGAGGATCGGGTGATGCTGCAAAACTTATGGGCGAAGCCGAAATATGAATGGAAGCGTGATGGAGGCCGCCATGTGCTTGATGTGTTCGTCCATATCCATGCGTCGGTGAGGGATTACCCGTCATGGCTCGATCAGCCGGGTCAAGATTTGTTTGCTGATGTGAAGAAAAAAATGCAAAACGAATTGGAGCATAATATGCGTCGGTTATTCCGTTATTTTCAGAAAAAACGGATTGACCCGCTCGGCATCGGCGATTTTGTTCGCAGTGTGACAAGACATTGGGATTCCGACGCGTTTTACCGTGAATACCCGGAACTAGACATCCGCCCGCACGTCACGGTGGATATCGTCCATACCGGCATTGGCGAATAA
- a CDS encoding IS4-like element IS5377 family transposase codes for MNKHTTLPNLMQKLVSDEEIQLIAEAVGYRDSSRTFTLRELIHFFLLAAMHQWKSFRHGADVGPLYGLPRFHYSTVSKKAKEVPYDIMKRLLALIISKCNRQTRRSLRFPKPLRVVDSTTVTVGKNRLPWAPYHGERAGVKLHVAYSPEFSLPADVVETTGLRHDGPVGEQLTNAQQVLVEDRAYFKIERLDRFVEQHQLFVIRMKDNIELHQKKSLNRLSSTSSSVQTDFTCQLGTKQCRSTKRHRVVIFRDANGRDIRVVTNLFHASAETIADMYQQRWAVEVFFRWVKQYLNVPTLFGTTENAVYNQLFAAFIAYVLLRWLYDQTKKQTNVSLSFISFVRRFFSGQLPLDWKSGMAAALFEYAQIYGRRMYNFG; via the coding sequence ATGAACAAGCATACCACACTCCCGAATTTGATGCAAAAACTTGTTTCGGATGAAGAGATTCAACTGATTGCCGAAGCGGTTGGGTATCGTGATTCGTCTCGAACCTTTACGTTGCGCGAGTTGATTCACTTCTTCCTGCTGGCCGCCATGCATCAATGGAAAAGCTTTCGCCACGGAGCCGATGTGGGGCCTCTGTATGGATTGCCGCGATTCCATTATTCCACAGTATCCAAGAAAGCGAAAGAAGTTCCCTATGACATCATGAAACGCTTGTTGGCGTTGATCATTTCCAAGTGCAACCGCCAAACCCGCCGTTCGCTTCGGTTTCCCAAACCGCTTCGGGTGGTGGATTCGACGACCGTCACGGTCGGGAAAAACCGCCTCCCATGGGCGCCGTATCACGGCGAACGCGCCGGAGTGAAGCTGCACGTCGCGTATTCGCCGGAATTCTCGTTGCCGGCAGACGTGGTGGAAACGACCGGACTGCGTCACGATGGCCCAGTGGGAGAACAGTTGACGAACGCTCAACAAGTGCTCGTGGAAGACCGGGCGTATTTCAAAATCGAACGCCTCGATCGATTTGTGGAGCAGCATCAGCTCTTTGTCATTCGGATGAAGGACAACATCGAACTTCATCAGAAAAAAAGCTTGAACCGCCTTTCCAGCACATCCTCATCGGTTCAAACCGACTTCACGTGCCAGTTGGGAACGAAACAATGCCGCTCCACCAAGCGTCACCGGGTGGTGATCTTTCGAGATGCGAATGGCCGCGACATTCGGGTCGTGACGAACCTCTTCCATGCGTCTGCGGAAACCATTGCCGACATGTACCAACAACGTTGGGCTGTTGAGGTCTTTTTCCGTTGGGTGAAGCAATATCTGAATGTCCCGACCTTGTTTGGCACGACGGAAAATGCGGTATACAACCAACTGTTTGCGGCGTTCATCGCGTATGTGTTGCTGCGATGGCTGTATGATCAAACCAAAAAACAGACGAACGTCTCTCTTTCCTTCATTTCGTTCGTTCGCCGTTTTTTCTCTGGGCAGCTTCCTCTCGATTGGAAATCCGGGATGGCCGCTGCTTTGTTTGAGTATGCCCAAATTTATGGAAGGCGTATGTATAATTTTGGATAA
- the queF gene encoding preQ(1) synthase, giving the protein MAGRKEEELKDLTLLGHQGTTYSFTYNPNLLEVFDNKHPDRDYFVKFNCPEFTSLCPKTGQPDFATIYISYIPDKKCVESKSLKLYLFSFRNHGDFHEDCVNIIMNDLIKVMEPRYIEVWGKFTPRGGISIDPYCNWGRPGTKYEKMAEYRLLNHDLYPEKVDNR; this is encoded by the coding sequence ATGGCAGGAAGAAAAGAGGAAGAATTGAAAGACTTGACGCTGCTTGGCCATCAAGGGACAACGTATTCGTTTACGTACAACCCCAATCTGCTTGAAGTGTTTGACAACAAACATCCTGACCGGGATTATTTCGTGAAGTTCAATTGTCCGGAGTTCACCTCGCTATGTCCCAAAACCGGCCAGCCGGACTTCGCGACGATTTACATCAGCTACATCCCGGACAAAAAATGCGTCGAAAGCAAATCGTTGAAGCTGTATTTGTTCAGCTTCCGCAATCATGGCGACTTTCACGAAGACTGCGTCAACATCATTATGAACGATTTGATTAAAGTCATGGAACCGCGCTATATCGAAGTGTGGGGCAAATTCACCCCGCGCGGCGGCATTTCCATCGATCCGTACTGCAACTGGGGGCGCCCGGGGACGAAATACGAAAAAATGGCGGAATATCGGCTGCTCAACCACGACTTGTATCCAGAAAAAGTCGACAACCGCTAG
- the queC gene encoding 7-cyano-7-deazaguanine synthase QueC, with protein sequence MKMKEEKAVVVFSGGQDSTTCLVWAKEQFGEVEAVTFDYGQRHRREIEVAQAIAAELGVRHTVLDMSLLGQLAPNALTRDDIAIEQKEGGLPTTFVDGRNLLFLSFAAVFAKQRGARHLVTGVCETDFSGYPDCRDVFIKSLNVTLNLAMDYEFVIHTPLMWLTKAETWKLADELGALEFIRTKTLTCYNGIIADGCGECPACVLRKRGLDDYLREKAGVEAQ encoded by the coding sequence ATGAAGATGAAGGAAGAAAAGGCGGTTGTCGTCTTCAGCGGCGGCCAAGACAGCACGACGTGTTTGGTTTGGGCGAAAGAGCAGTTTGGGGAAGTGGAAGCGGTGACGTTTGACTATGGGCAGCGTCATCGCCGCGAAATTGAAGTCGCTCAGGCAATTGCCGCTGAGCTTGGCGTTCGCCATACGGTGCTCGATATGTCGCTGCTTGGGCAATTGGCGCCGAACGCCTTGACGCGTGATGATATCGCCATCGAACAAAAGGAAGGCGGGCTGCCGACGACGTTTGTGGACGGGCGCAATTTGTTGTTTTTATCATTCGCCGCGGTGTTTGCCAAACAACGGGGCGCGCGCCATCTCGTCACCGGAGTGTGCGAAACAGATTTCAGCGGCTATCCGGACTGCCGCGATGTGTTTATCAAATCATTGAACGTCACGCTGAATTTAGCGATGGATTACGAATTTGTCATTCATACGCCGCTCATGTGGCTGACGAAAGCGGAGACGTGGAAGCTCGCGGATGAGCTCGGGGCGCTCGAGTTCATTCGCACGAAGACGCTGACGTGCTATAACGGCATCATCGCCGACGGCTGCGGCGAATGTCCAGCATGCGTGCTGCGCAAGCGCGGATTGGATGACTATTTGCGGGAAAAAGCGGGGGTGGAAGCACAATGA
- the queD gene encoding 6-carboxytetrahydropterin synthase QueD, with the protein MMHQLYPQVWHDYRYELNKDMHIAAAHFIPHEAAGSCANVHGHTYIVNVTVAGDELDESGFLVNFQTLKQLVHRKLDHTLLNDHSDWFDGHDPNRFPTSEVVARTIYETIQRYLDTLPHKPKCLQVFVRETSTSYVVYRPKAGDR; encoded by the coding sequence ATGATGCATCAGCTCTATCCTCAAGTTTGGCACGATTACCGGTATGAGTTGAACAAAGATATGCACATCGCCGCCGCCCATTTCATCCCGCACGAAGCAGCCGGAAGCTGCGCAAACGTGCACGGCCACACGTACATCGTCAATGTGACGGTCGCCGGCGATGAGCTTGATGAGAGCGGTTTTTTAGTCAACTTTCAAACGTTAAAACAGCTCGTTCATCGCAAGCTGGACCATACGCTGCTCAACGACCATAGCGATTGGTTTGACGGTCATGACCCGAATCGGTTTCCGACGTCGGAAGTGGTGGCGCGCACGATTTATGAAACGATTCAGCGCTATTTGGATACGCTGCCGCACAAGCCGAAATGTTTGCAAGTGTTTGTCCGCGAAACGTCGACAAGTTATGTCGTCTACCGGCCGAAAGCGGGGGACCGGTAA